From Coffea arabica cultivar ET-39 chromosome 10e, Coffea Arabica ET-39 HiFi, whole genome shotgun sequence, one genomic window encodes:
- the LOC113713023 gene encoding uncharacterized protein, producing MAKSTSSSRRKRHREEEEEKYDDASSSSPQSSSSEEDDDNKRSHKRRRGDDRGPRKSSSRKDRKSSSRRKRKEKERRSKHKSKKYERRKKHKYYSDESEVAESLPRSDGDDDDSGLENPDGVVKCILKEFPAVSRDLEQLLHMIDDGQAVDIRGLSEKTLVKHLRRLFLCLNLKETGDNIFLLKSEGHPTLEVLRPVIHGYGQSSKQQLDHCTLENELLSVSPDGRNGPDANMTKSSEDAIGPRRRVIGPEMPSAELLAAAAKLTEAEAELREAELVDDSELFIGPPPPAFVSEVESSNEAERFEEITRIMGVEVDSPYDILGVNKNMSAENMKKRYWKLSLMVHPDKCSHPQAHQAFVKLNKAFKDLQDPDKRKALDEKIKLKEEQEEFKAELKAMKEAAHWRRLQGISMEGDDILLADMEAKVEPKRDEWMTTLPPERKPGMTMQSTKFSRSSKEGRGDTSVWTDTPSDQAQKAKMNYLEAYNEASALASNEQERKRSNSDAHLVDEYNKSKRSKSLVDKHQELAQNRSKKKSKQEPVKEEWEGKHPWRPWDREKDLTAGRQSVKLDAENMAQGLSSRFSSGSFQRNFL from the exons ATGGCTAAATCTACTAGCAGTAGCAGAAGAAAGCGCCAtagagaagaagaggaagagaaataCGACGACGCTTCATCATCATCACCTCAATCCTCTTCTTCCGAAGAGGATGATGATAATAAGCGAAGCCACAAACGCCGCCGTGGCGACGATAGGGGTCCTAGGAAATCCTCTTCGAGGAAAGACAGAAAATCATCCAgtaggaggaaaagaaaggaaaaggaacgGAGAAGTAAGCACAAATCGAAGAAGTATGAGAGGAGAAAGAAGCATAAATATTATTCGGATGAGTCCGAAGTGGCAGAGTCGTTGCCTAGGTCAGATGGGGATGATGATGATTCTGGATTGGAGAATCCGGATGGCGTTGTCAAATGTATTTTGAAGGAATTTCCTGCTGTCTCCAGAGATTTGGAACAG CTTCTACACATGATAGATGATGGTCAAGCAGTTGATATAAGGGGATTGTCAGAAAAAACATTGGTGAAGCACCTGAGAAGGCTATTTCTATGTCTGAACCTTAAAGAAACTGGTGATAATATCTTTCTACTGAAATCAGAGGGCCATCCTACATTGGAGGTTCTTAGACCTGTCATTCATGGCTACGGACAGTCTTCAAAGCAGCAGCTTGATCATTGTACATTGGAGAACGAATTGCTCTCGGTATCACCAGATGGcagaaatggaccagatgccaACATGACTAAATCATCTGAAGATGCCATTGGTCCTAGACGAAG GGTAATTGGCCCTGAAATGCCATCTGCTGAACTACTTGCAGCTGCAGCCAAATTAACTGAAGCAGAAGCTGAGTTGAG AGAGGCTGAGTTAGTGGACGATTCTGAATTGTTTATAGGGCCTCCTCCCCCCGCTTTTGTTTCTGAAGttgaatcatcaaatgaagCAGAACGATTTGAAGAG ATTACAAGAATTATGGGAGTTGAGGTGGATAGTCCATATGATATTCTGGGAGTGAACAAGAATATGTCAGCCGAAAACATGAAGAAAAGGTAC TGGAAATTGTCCCTCATGGTACATCCGGACAAATGCTCTCATCCACAGGCCCACCAAGCATTTGTGAAGTTGAACAAGGCTTTTAAAGACTTGCAGGATCCAGATAAA CGAAAAGCATTGGATGAGAAAATAAAGCTCAAAGAGGAACAAGAGGAATTCAAG GCGGAATTGAAAGCAATGAAAGAAGCTGCACACTGGAGACGTTTGCAAG GTATATCAATGGAGGGTGATGATATACTTTTAGCTGACATGGAGGCTAAGGTGGAACCTAAAAGAGATGAATGGATGACAACCCTACCTCCTGAAAGAAAA CCTGGGATGACCATGCAATCAACAAAATTCAGCAGAAGCTCCAAGGAGGGGCGTGGGGATACTAGTGTCTGGACTGACACACCATCAGACCAAGCCCAGAAAGCAAAAATGAA TTATTTAGAAGCCTATAATGAGGCTTCAGCACTTGCTTCAAATGAGCAAGAAAGAAAACGTTCCAATTCAGATGCACATTTGGTAGATGAATACAACAAATCAAAGAGGTCAAAGTCACTAGTAGACAAGCACCAAGAGCTAGCTCAAAATCGATCAAAGAAAAAATCCAAGCAGGAACCAGTTAAAGAAGAATGGGAGGGAAAGCATCCATGGAGACCATGGGATCGTGAGAAGGATTTGACAGCGGGACGGCAAAGTGTGAAATTGGATGCTGAAAACATGGCTCAGGGTTTGTCTTCTAGGTTTTCCTCGGGATCATTTCAAAGAAACTTCCTGTAG